A region from the Halosolutus gelatinilyticus genome encodes:
- a CDS encoding DMT family transporter: protein MTDATAEVLALALLPAVLWGFAPIFDKRGMAAGGGSVQASLVVVVVDSSIYWLVIGALRGRSAFSGLTTEALLVFAFAGVVGTALGRITIFVGVDKVGASLNSTILSSRPLFATAIALAFLGEPLGPVTGLGIVVLVAGLAVLTVSRGGDVEGWQPRDLLWPIAAAATFAVANVSRRYGMTETAIPALEAVAINETAGLVALLAFVLVGSGSALRDRPRESYYYFVGSGLLTTAAMLSLMAALGLEAGRIAIVDPLVATAPLFTLLFAAVLLRDLERVTRGVVAGAALVVVGAALITM from the coding sequence ATGACCGACGCCACAGCCGAGGTTCTCGCGCTCGCCCTCCTTCCGGCGGTTCTCTGGGGGTTCGCGCCGATCTTCGACAAGCGCGGGATGGCCGCGGGCGGCGGCTCCGTCCAGGCCTCGCTCGTCGTGGTCGTCGTCGACTCGTCGATCTACTGGCTCGTCATCGGCGCGCTCCGCGGCCGATCGGCCTTCTCGGGGCTCACGACAGAGGCGCTGCTCGTCTTCGCCTTCGCGGGCGTCGTCGGCACCGCGCTCGGACGGATCACCATCTTCGTCGGCGTCGACAAGGTCGGCGCGAGCCTCAACAGCACGATCCTCAGCAGCCGCCCGCTGTTCGCGACGGCCATCGCGCTCGCCTTTCTCGGCGAACCGCTCGGGCCGGTGACGGGCCTCGGGATCGTCGTTCTCGTGGCGGGCCTCGCCGTCCTCACCGTCTCGAGAGGCGGCGACGTCGAGGGCTGGCAGCCGCGGGACCTGCTGTGGCCGATCGCCGCCGCCGCGACGTTCGCCGTGGCGAACGTCAGCCGGCGGTACGGGATGACCGAGACGGCGATCCCGGCGCTCGAGGCGGTCGCGATCAACGAGACGGCCGGGCTGGTTGCCCTGTTGGCCTTCGTGCTGGTCGGGAGCGGATCCGCCCTCCGGGACCGACCCCGGGAGAGCTACTACTACTTCGTCGGCAGCGGCCTGCTGACGACCGCCGCGATGCTCTCGCTGATGGCCGCGCTTGGGCTCGAGGCGGGTCGCATCGCGATCGTCGATCCGCTGGTCGCGACTGCGCCGCTGTTCACGCTGCTGTTCGCCGCCGTGCTGTTGCGCGACCTCGAACGGGTGACGAGGGGGGTCGTCGCCGGGGCGGCGCTGGTCGTCGTCGGCGCGGCGTTGATCACGATGTGA
- the serB gene encoding phosphoserine phosphatase SerB, translating to MTIVAFDFDGTLSDSEMTVLLGDRCGVAEEMAEITERAMNDELGYAESLRERAALLDGLPEADVAAAFDEVVLREGAADLIAELNDAGVTTAVLTGGFERGVAAALDREGVSVDHIVANRLPTNGDESALTGEVEGPLVEGTKDDALADLADDVGAVMAETVAIGDGANDLPMLRVAGLSIGFEPKPAVEPHCEVVATSMAEVREVLLDRDVL from the coding sequence ATGACGATCGTCGCTTTCGACTTCGACGGAACGCTTTCGGACTCCGAGATGACCGTACTGCTCGGAGATCGCTGCGGCGTCGCCGAGGAGATGGCCGAGATCACGGAGCGAGCGATGAACGACGAGCTCGGCTACGCCGAGAGCCTCCGCGAGCGGGCGGCCCTCCTCGACGGCCTGCCCGAAGCGGACGTCGCGGCGGCCTTCGACGAGGTCGTCCTTCGCGAGGGCGCCGCCGACCTGATCGCGGAACTGAACGACGCCGGCGTCACGACGGCCGTCCTCACGGGCGGGTTCGAGCGCGGCGTCGCCGCCGCGCTCGATCGAGAGGGGGTCTCCGTCGATCACATCGTCGCGAACCGGCTGCCGACGAACGGCGACGAGAGCGCGCTGACCGGCGAGGTCGAGGGACCGCTCGTCGAGGGCACCAAGGACGACGCCCTCGCGGACCTGGCCGACGACGTCGGCGCCGTGATGGCCGAGACCGTCGCGATCGGCGACGGCGCGAACGACCTCCCGATGCTGCGGGTGGCCGGCCTCTCGATCGGGTTCGAGCCGAAACCCGCCGTCGAACCCCACTGCGAGGTCGTCGCGACGTCGATGGCCGAGGTTCGCGAGGTCCTCCTCGACCGGGACGTGCTCTGA
- a CDS encoding ABC transporter permease, which yields MRDSSPTGEPGTSVPDRGSLRLLLALARQIAYKRVVLLVRYPVNTLGRFLTTLLFFLMLFYGGRELGGAAFDDSLGGLIVGFFLFTITVTAYSALAWNVTREAQWGTLEQLFLSPHGFGTVFVVKTIVNLIESFCWGFAMLAAMMLISGRFLTVDVATVVPIATLAVLSVVGVGFLFAGLALVYKRLDSVFPLVQFSFVGLIAAPTIDEPALAALPLVAGSNLLVRAMTEGTRLWEFPLADLALLVAVGVGYAALGYAAFYVAQRRARKLGVLGHY from the coding sequence ATGCGTGACTCGTCCCCGACTGGCGAACCCGGAACGTCCGTCCCCGATCGGGGATCGCTCCGGCTCCTGCTCGCGCTCGCCCGGCAAATCGCGTACAAGCGGGTCGTGTTGCTGGTCCGCTACCCGGTGAACACGCTCGGCCGCTTCCTGACGACGCTGCTGTTCTTCCTGATGCTGTTCTACGGCGGACGGGAGCTCGGCGGCGCGGCGTTCGACGACTCGCTCGGCGGCCTCATCGTCGGCTTCTTCCTGTTTACGATCACCGTCACGGCCTACAGCGCCCTCGCGTGGAACGTGACACGCGAAGCCCAGTGGGGGACCCTAGAGCAGCTGTTTCTGTCGCCCCACGGCTTCGGGACGGTGTTCGTCGTCAAGACGATCGTCAACCTGATCGAGAGCTTCTGCTGGGGGTTTGCGATGCTCGCGGCGATGATGCTGATCTCCGGCCGGTTCCTGACTGTCGACGTCGCGACGGTCGTTCCGATCGCGACGCTGGCCGTCCTCTCGGTGGTCGGCGTCGGGTTCCTGTTCGCGGGCCTCGCGCTGGTGTACAAGCGCCTCGACAGCGTGTTTCCGCTCGTCCAGTTCAGCTTCGTCGGGCTGATCGCCGCCCCGACGATCGACGAACCCGCGCTGGCGGCGTTGCCCCTGGTCGCGGGCAGCAACCTGCTCGTGCGCGCGATGACCGAGGGAACCCGCCTCTGGGAGTTCCCGCTCGCGGATCTCGCCCTCCTGGTCGCGGTGGGCGTCGGCTACGCGGCGCTCGGCTACGCCGCGTTCTACGTCGCCCAGCGCCGCGCGCGAAAACTCGGCGTGCTGGGCCACTACTGA
- the hisI gene encoding phosphoribosyl-AMP cyclohydrolase — MDDDIAVAFDDGLVPAIAQDAETGDVLMLAYVSPEALERTRETGLAHYYSRSRDELWQKGGTSGHVQRVEEVRIDCDADTLLYLVDQEGGACHTGHRSCFYRTIEGEHVGEKVYDPDAVYDSE; from the coding sequence ATGGACGACGACATCGCGGTCGCGTTCGACGACGGACTGGTCCCCGCGATCGCCCAGGACGCGGAGACGGGCGACGTGCTGATGCTCGCCTACGTCTCCCCCGAAGCCCTCGAGCGAACCCGCGAAACCGGACTGGCACACTACTACTCCCGGAGTCGGGACGAGTTGTGGCAGAAGGGCGGGACCAGCGGCCACGTCCAGCGCGTCGAAGAGGTCCGCATCGACTGCGACGCCGACACCCTGCTGTACCTGGTCGACCAGGAGGGCGGCGCGTGTCACACCGGCCATCGATCGTGTTTCTACCGGACGATCGAGGGGGAGCACGTCGGCGAAAAAGTGTACGATCCCGACGCCGTTTACGACTCAGAGTAG
- a CDS encoding aldo/keto reductase — protein MSVPAVQLSTGDELPTVGVGTWNIEGETLRDALCAALDAGCTHIDTAEGYMNEDEIGDVIAEYDRDDLFLTSKVLPKNLAYESVLQACEASLDRLGTDYLDLYLIHWPNPAISLRETLDAMATLHEEGQVRNVGVSNFSAYQLSAAHHVSDVPIAVNQIEFHPWFQRPELVEYCRETDTAIEAAAPLARTEIFADETVRELADAYEKTPAQIVLRWAVERDVVVLPKSSSPEHVRENLDLFDWELDADDRRRLDGRDRRQPVYDVPAREWTGDVYGISE, from the coding sequence ATGAGCGTTCCAGCAGTCCAGCTATCGACCGGTGACGAACTGCCGACGGTCGGCGTCGGCACGTGGAACATCGAGGGCGAGACCCTTCGGGACGCCCTGTGCGCCGCGCTCGACGCCGGGTGCACTCACATCGATACCGCCGAAGGGTACATGAACGAGGACGAGATCGGCGACGTCATCGCGGAGTACGATCGCGACGACCTCTTTCTGACCTCGAAGGTGCTCCCGAAGAACCTCGCCTACGAGTCGGTCCTGCAGGCCTGTGAAGCGTCCCTCGATCGGCTGGGAACCGACTACCTCGATCTGTACCTGATCCACTGGCCGAATCCCGCGATCTCGCTGCGGGAGACCCTCGACGCCATGGCGACGCTCCACGAGGAGGGGCAGGTCCGCAACGTCGGCGTCTCGAACTTCAGCGCGTACCAGCTGAGCGCGGCCCACCACGTTTCGGACGTGCCGATCGCGGTCAACCAGATCGAGTTCCACCCGTGGTTCCAGCGCCCCGAACTGGTCGAGTACTGCCGAGAGACCGACACGGCGATCGAGGCCGCCGCGCCGCTGGCCCGGACCGAGATCTTCGCCGACGAAACGGTCCGGGAACTGGCCGACGCGTACGAGAAGACGCCCGCCCAGATCGTCCTTCGGTGGGCCGTCGAGCGGGACGTCGTCGTCCTCCCCAAGTCGTCCTCGCCGGAGCACGTCCGCGAGAACCTCGACCTGTTCGACTGGGAACTCGACGCGGACGATCGCCGCCGCCTCGACGGCCGCGATCGGCGCCAGCCCGTCTACGACGTGCCGGCCCGCGAGTGGACCGGCGACGTCTACGGCATCTCGGAGTAG
- the serA gene encoding phosphoglycerate dehydrogenase — protein sequence MKVLVTDPIADAGLDVLRDAGHEVETGYELEGKELLEAVSDASGLIVRSGTEVTAEVLEAAEELVIVGRAGIGVDNIDIEAATDEGVIVANAPEGNVRAAAEHTVAMTFAAARSIPQAHIRLKHGEWAKSDYLGTELDGKTLGVVGLGRVGQEVAKKLDSLGMDVVAFDPYISEERADRLGAELVEFEPCLERADFLTIHTPLTPETEGMIGPEELDLLAGGYIVNVGRGGIIQEGALAAKVEDGTVAGAALDVFAEEPLPADSPLLEHGDVIVTPHLGASTEAAQENVATSTAEQITAALAGEPVANALNAPSIDESAFPRLEPYIEISETAGKVAAQLLDGRIEGVEVVYEGDIADEDVEFVTASALKGVFEPLEWQVNAVNAPQIAEDRGVDVTESKTRQAEDFQSLVSVTVSNGNDEVTVEGTLFAGDDPRIVRVDGYRVDAIPHGKMVVTRNTDEPGVIGLIGSVMGAHGVNIAGMFNARETIGGEALTVYNVDSEVPDEAREELETDERIIGVDYITLNGQV from the coding sequence ATGAAGGTACTCGTCACGGACCCGATCGCGGACGCGGGTCTGGACGTTTTGCGAGACGCCGGCCACGAGGTCGAGACAGGCTACGAACTCGAGGGTAAGGAACTCCTCGAGGCTGTATCGGACGCGAGCGGGCTGATCGTCCGGTCCGGAACAGAGGTCACGGCCGAGGTGCTCGAGGCCGCCGAAGAACTCGTCATCGTCGGCCGAGCGGGGATCGGCGTCGACAACATCGACATCGAAGCCGCCACCGACGAGGGCGTCATCGTCGCTAACGCCCCCGAGGGTAACGTTCGCGCCGCCGCCGAACACACCGTCGCCATGACGTTCGCTGCGGCCAGATCGATCCCGCAGGCCCACATCCGCCTGAAACACGGCGAGTGGGCGAAAAGCGACTACCTCGGCACCGAACTCGACGGCAAGACGCTCGGCGTCGTCGGCCTCGGCCGGGTCGGCCAGGAGGTCGCGAAGAAACTCGACTCGCTGGGGATGGACGTCGTCGCGTTCGACCCCTACATCTCCGAGGAGCGCGCCGATCGCCTCGGCGCCGAACTCGTCGAGTTCGAACCGTGCCTGGAGCGCGCGGACTTTCTGACGATCCACACGCCGCTGACCCCGGAGACGGAAGGGATGATCGGCCCCGAAGAACTCGACCTGCTCGCGGGCGGCTACATCGTCAACGTCGGCCGCGGCGGCATCATCCAGGAGGGCGCCCTCGCGGCGAAGGTCGAGGACGGCACCGTCGCCGGCGCGGCGCTCGACGTCTTCGCCGAGGAGCCGCTCCCCGCCGACTCGCCGCTGCTCGAACACGGCGACGTCATCGTTACGCCCCACCTCGGCGCCTCGACCGAGGCCGCCCAGGAGAACGTCGCCACCTCCACCGCCGAACAGATCACCGCCGCGCTCGCCGGGGAACCCGTCGCGAACGCGCTCAACGCTCCGTCGATCGACGAAAGCGCGTTCCCCCGGCTCGAGCCGTATATCGAGATATCCGAGACCGCCGGCAAGGTGGCCGCCCAGCTGCTCGACGGCCGCATCGAGGGCGTCGAGGTCGTCTACGAGGGCGACATCGCCGACGAGGACGTCGAGTTCGTCACCGCCTCGGCGCTCAAGGGCGTCTTCGAACCGCTCGAGTGGCAGGTCAACGCCGTCAACGCGCCGCAGATCGCCGAAGACCGCGGCGTCGACGTCACCGAGTCGAAGACTCGGCAGGCCGAGGACTTCCAGAGCCTCGTCTCCGTCACCGTCAGCAACGGCAACGACGAGGTCACCGTCGAAGGAACCCTGTTCGCGGGTGACGACCCGCGGATCGTCCGCGTCGACGGCTACCGCGTCGACGCCATCCCCCACGGCAAGATGGTCGTCACGCGCAACACCGACGAACCCGGCGTCATCGGTCTCATCGGCTCCGTGATGGGCGCCCACGGCGTCAACATCGCCGGCATGTTCAACGCCCGCGAGACGATCGGCGGCGAGGCGCTGACCGTCTACAACGTCGACAGCGAGGTCCCCGACGAGGCCAGGGAGGAACTCGAGACCGACGAGCGGATCATCGGCGTCGACTACATCACGCTGAACGGTCAGGTGTGA
- a CDS encoding ABC transporter ATP-binding protein has protein sequence MIERAERRATGGEPVIRVDGLRKTYAGGADAITAVDDASFSVDAGEVVGLLGPNGAGKTTLIKSILGLVLPDRGTVRVAGSDVRNDPRAVSRSVGAMLEGARNVYWRLTVRENLRFFAAVGGYVPADRRRRHDELLDRLDLADRADTVVNELSRGMKQKVSLACTLARDTPIVVLDEPTLGLDVESSRDLRTELRRLAEAESRTVLVSSHDMDVVEALCDRVIVVRAGRIVADDSVAALRELFRTQVYRVTVSDPPPELRDRIERHYRIQRWSRDGDQTAIELVIADSEAFYDLVALLRRTGCVLHDVTSLEPDLEDVFLRLIGRDEGQSSDLGRDATDRPRGAERSGADGDSATADGGDRDA, from the coding sequence ATGATAGAGCGCGCGGAACGGCGTGCGACGGGCGGCGAGCCCGTGATCCGCGTCGACGGCCTGCGGAAAACGTACGCCGGCGGCGCGGACGCGATCACCGCCGTCGACGACGCCTCGTTTTCCGTGGACGCCGGCGAGGTGGTCGGCCTCCTTGGTCCGAACGGCGCCGGGAAGACGACGCTCATCAAATCGATCCTCGGGCTCGTGCTTCCCGATCGAGGGACCGTCCGGGTCGCCGGAAGCGACGTTCGAAACGATCCGCGCGCCGTCTCGCGGTCGGTCGGGGCGATGCTCGAGGGGGCTCGAAACGTTTACTGGCGGCTGACGGTCCGGGAGAACCTTCGATTCTTCGCGGCCGTGGGCGGGTACGTACCCGCGGATCGTCGTCGACGTCACGACGAATTACTCGACCGACTCGACCTCGCCGATCGGGCGGACACGGTGGTCAACGAACTCTCCCGCGGGATGAAACAGAAGGTGTCGCTGGCCTGTACGCTCGCGCGGGACACGCCGATCGTCGTCCTCGACGAACCCACTCTGGGCCTCGACGTCGAGAGCTCGCGGGACCTCCGAACCGAACTCCGTCGGCTGGCCGAGGCGGAGTCCCGGACCGTACTGGTCAGCAGCCACGATATGGACGTCGTCGAGGCGCTGTGCGATCGGGTCATCGTCGTGCGAGCGGGCCGGATCGTCGCCGACGACTCGGTCGCCGCGCTCAGGGAGCTGTTCCGGACGCAGGTCTACCGCGTCACGGTGAGCGATCCGCCGCCGGAGCTGCGCGATCGCATCGAGCGCCACTACCGAATTCAGCGGTGGTCCCGCGACGGCGATCAGACCGCGATCGAACTCGTCATCGCCGACAGCGAGGCCTTCTACGACCTCGTCGCCCTGCTCCGGCGGACGGGCTGCGTCCTCCACGACGTGACCTCGCTCGAACCGGACCTCGAGGACGTGTTCCTCCGGCTGATCGGCCGCGACGAGGGGCAGTCGAGCGATCTCGGGAGGGACGCGACCGACCGCCCGCGCGGCGCCGAGCGTTCCGGCGCGGACGGCGATTCGGCGACGGCGGACGGAGGGGATCGCGATGCGTGA
- a CDS encoding O-acetylhomoserine aminocarboxypropyltransferase/cysteine synthase family protein, with the protein MSDDESDGADSGRGIGTRSVHAGQAPDPETGAMAPPIYQTTSYVFDDADAAADLYALERDGYIYSRISNPTVSVLEERLADLEGGTGAVATASGMAALDSAVLVLAEAGDNVVCSTDTYGGTTAYFSKTATRRDIEPKFVPTLEYDAYADAIDEDTAFVHVETIGNPSLVTPDFERVAEVAHDNGVPLVVDNTFATPALCRPLEHGADVVWESTTKWLHGSGTTVGGVLVDGGSFPWGEHGYDEIAGPNPAYHDVDFSRDFADAPFAETARFRSLRSLGNQQSPFDAWQTLQGLETMPLRVDRHCENAAIVADYLAEHEDVAWVTYPGLESHETHDNASRYLADYGGMIAFGLEGGYEAGKVFCESVEVAQFLANIGDAKTLVIHPASTTHGQLTSEERAEAGVTDDLIRMSVGIEDPEDVLGDLEQAIETAAKANGGTGG; encoded by the coding sequence ATGAGCGACGACGAGAGCGACGGGGCCGACTCCGGGCGGGGAATCGGGACGCGGAGCGTCCACGCCGGACAGGCGCCCGATCCGGAGACCGGGGCGATGGCACCGCCGATCTACCAGACGACCTCCTACGTCTTCGACGACGCGGACGCCGCCGCGGACCTCTACGCCCTCGAACGGGACGGGTACATCTACTCGCGGATCAGCAATCCGACCGTCTCGGTGCTCGAGGAGCGACTCGCCGACCTCGAAGGCGGGACGGGCGCGGTCGCGACCGCCAGCGGCATGGCCGCGCTCGATTCCGCCGTCCTGGTCCTCGCCGAGGCCGGCGACAACGTGGTCTGTTCGACGGACACCTACGGCGGGACGACGGCCTATTTCTCGAAGACCGCGACGCGGCGAGACATCGAACCGAAGTTCGTCCCCACGCTCGAGTACGACGCCTACGCGGACGCGATCGACGAGGACACCGCGTTCGTCCACGTCGAGACGATCGGCAACCCGTCGCTCGTCACGCCCGACTTCGAGCGGGTCGCCGAGGTCGCCCACGACAACGGCGTCCCGCTGGTCGTCGACAACACGTTCGCGACGCCCGCGCTCTGTCGCCCCCTCGAGCACGGCGCCGACGTCGTCTGGGAGTCGACGACGAAGTGGCTCCACGGCTCCGGGACGACCGTCGGCGGCGTGCTGGTCGACGGCGGCTCGTTCCCCTGGGGCGAGCACGGCTACGACGAGATCGCCGGCCCGAATCCGGCCTACCACGACGTCGACTTCTCCAGGGACTTCGCCGACGCGCCCTTCGCCGAGACAGCCCGGTTCCGTTCGCTTCGCAGCCTCGGCAACCAGCAGTCGCCGTTCGACGCCTGGCAGACCCTCCAGGGGCTCGAGACCATGCCCCTGCGGGTCGACAGGCACTGCGAGAACGCGGCGATCGTCGCCGACTACCTCGCCGAACACGAGGACGTCGCCTGGGTCACGTATCCCGGACTGGAGAGCCACGAGACCCACGACAACGCCTCGCGCTACCTCGCTGACTACGGCGGCATGATTGCGTTCGGTCTGGAGGGCGGGTACGAGGCCGGCAAGGTCTTCTGCGAGAGCGTCGAAGTCGCCCAGTTCCTCGCGAACATCGGCGACGCGAAGACGCTGGTGATCCACCCTGCGAGCACGACCCACGGACAGCTCACGTCCGAAGAACGGGCCGAAGCGGGCGTCACCGACGATCTCATTCGGATGTCGGTGGGGATCGAGGACCCCGAGGACGTCCTCGGGGATCTGGAGCAGGCGATCGAGACCGCAGCGAAAGCGAACGGCGGAACCGGTGGGTGA
- a CDS encoding cupin domain-containing protein: MSDYTTTNYRDVDDRNGMHFLRDELNCENMGVTVVECDPGWEGMEHDHEEEGHEEVYLLIEGEATVTVEGDEIELQPGDAIRIAPGASREIHNGDAESRFVLMGAP; this comes from the coding sequence ATGTCCGACTACACGACGACGAACTACCGCGACGTCGACGATCGGAACGGGATGCACTTCCTCCGGGACGAACTGAACTGCGAGAACATGGGCGTGACCGTCGTGGAATGCGACCCCGGCTGGGAAGGCATGGAGCACGACCACGAGGAGGAGGGCCACGAGGAAGTGTACCTGCTGATCGAGGGCGAAGCGACCGTCACCGTGGAAGGCGACGAAATCGAACTGCAGCCGGGCGACGCGATCCGGATCGCTCCGGGCGCGAGCCGCGAGATCCACAACGGCGACGCGGAGAGTCGATTCGTGCTGATGGGCGCGCCGTAG
- the metX gene encoding homoserine O-acetyltransferase MetX, producing the protein MTTKDAIDLGEFRFESGESIPSLEVAYETYGEFTGSAESGCASEPEKPASNAVLVCHALTGSSHVARRPDAGGDTAGQARAWWGDVVGPGKAIDTSEYYVVCANAPGSCYGTSGPPSENPETGEPYGTDFPPVTVGDWTRAQRRLLDELGVGRLHAVVGGSVGGMNVLDWLRRYPDDVDRAAVVASAARLDAQCLALDTVARRAITSDPDWNGGHYYGGPEPEAGLARARQIGHIMYLSKASMAQKFGRRSAGREAVREEPPDPAAAFFPYREVESYLDYQAEKFVDRFDANSYLYMTRAMDDFDLSAGYESDADALAAFEGELLLLSFTGDWHFTVEQSEALAEAARSADVDVAHHVVESDHGHDAFLVEPEKVGPPLSELLSTGLGGRTISDTDAGTDEPSSFAPVHTSLFSR; encoded by the coding sequence ATGACGACCAAGGACGCGATCGACCTCGGCGAGTTCCGGTTCGAGTCCGGCGAGTCGATCCCCTCGCTCGAGGTCGCCTACGAGACGTACGGGGAGTTCACGGGCAGCGCGGAGAGTGGCTGCGCGAGCGAGCCGGAGAAACCCGCAAGTAACGCGGTCCTCGTCTGCCACGCGCTCACGGGAAGTTCCCACGTCGCCCGCCGACCCGACGCCGGCGGCGACACCGCGGGGCAGGCTCGCGCGTGGTGGGGCGACGTCGTTGGCCCCGGGAAGGCGATCGACACGAGCGAGTACTACGTCGTCTGCGCGAACGCACCCGGCTCCTGTTACGGGACGAGCGGGCCGCCGAGCGAGAACCCCGAGACGGGCGAGCCCTACGGCACCGATTTCCCCCCGGTGACGGTCGGCGACTGGACCCGCGCGCAGCGACGGCTGCTCGACGAACTCGGCGTCGGTCGGCTCCACGCCGTCGTCGGCGGCAGCGTCGGCGGGATGAACGTCTTGGACTGGCTGCGCCGCTATCCGGACGACGTCGATCGCGCGGCCGTCGTCGCCAGCGCCGCCCGCCTCGACGCCCAGTGTCTCGCGCTCGACACGGTCGCGCGCCGGGCGATCACGAGCGATCCCGACTGGAACGGCGGCCACTACTACGGCGGCCCCGAACCCGAAGCCGGGCTCGCGCGGGCCCGCCAGATCGGCCACATCATGTACCTCTCTAAGGCCTCGATGGCCCAGAAATTCGGCCGCCGATCGGCCGGCCGCGAGGCGGTTCGAGAGGAGCCCCCGGACCCCGCGGCCGCCTTCTTCCCCTACCGGGAGGTCGAGTCATACCTCGATTACCAGGCCGAGAAGTTCGTCGATCGGTTCGACGCGAACAGCTACCTCTACATGACTCGGGCGATGGACGACTTCGACCTCTCGGCGGGCTACGAGTCGGACGCCGACGCGCTGGCGGCCTTCGAGGGAGAGCTCCTGCTCCTTTCGTTCACCGGCGACTGGCACTTCACGGTCGAGCAGTCCGAGGCGCTGGCCGAAGCCGCCCGATCGGCGGACGTCGACGTCGCCCACCACGTCGTCGAGTCGGACCACGGCCACGACGCCTTCCTCGTCGAACCGGAGAAGGTGGGGCCGCCGCTGTCGGAACTGCTCTCGACCGGGTTGGGCGGACGGACGATCTCCGATACGGACGCGGGAACCGACGAACCGTCCTCGTTCGCGCCGGTTCACACGAGCCTCTTTTCCCGGTGA
- a CDS encoding DUF6517 family protein gives MNWYAEYDRSAPLGPGLLRLRSAIVSVLSTPQLSMLGRTMNPVGEYTTDDLVALVQNRYDEIRGVRRVDDAAIAVLGTTTTLARYRARLLETGAAIDVILQLSETVPNGDDFVLGVAVSPQLLGLDVESTAIRTLLYGIEHER, from the coding sequence ATCAACTGGTACGCCGAGTACGACCGATCGGCGCCGCTGGGTCCGGGACTCCTGCGCCTTCGATCGGCGATCGTCTCGGTCCTGAGTACGCCCCAGCTCTCGATGCTCGGCCGGACGATGAACCCCGTCGGCGAGTACACGACGGACGACCTCGTGGCGCTGGTCCAGAACCGGTACGACGAGATCCGCGGCGTTCGTCGCGTCGACGACGCGGCGATTGCGGTTCTGGGGACGACCACGACGCTCGCCCGCTATCGCGCCCGCCTCCTCGAAACGGGAGCCGCGATCGACGTGATCCTCCAGCTCAGCGAGACCGTCCCGAACGGCGACGATTTCGTGCTCGGCGTCGCGGTCTCTCCCCAGCTGCTCGGCCTCGACGTCGAATCGACCGCGATCCGGACGCTCCTCTACGGAATCGAACACGAGCGATGA